tatccccgcccctccccgctatccccgcccctcgcccgtagccccgcccctcgcccgtagccccgcccctccccgctaTCCCCGCCCCCTCGCCCatagccccgcccctccccgctaGCCCCGCCCCCACTATCCCCGCCCCCTCGCCCGtagccccgcccctcgcccgtagccccgcccctccccgctatccccgcccctcgcccgtagccccgccccctccccgctatccccgcccctccccgctaTCCCCGCCCCCCGCTATCCCCGCCCCCTCGCCCatagccccgcccctccccgctaGCCCCGCCCCCACTATCCCCGCCCCCTCGCCCgtagccccgcccctccccgctaTCCCTGCCCCTCCCCGCTATCCCCCGCCCCCCGCTATCCCCCGCCCCCTCGCCCgtagccccgcccctcccgctatcccccgcccccttccccgtagccccgccccctccccgctatccccgcccctcgcccgtagccccgcccctccccgctatccccgcccctccccactatccccgcccctccccgctatccccgcccctcgcccgttgccccgccccctccctgcTATCCCCGCCCCTCGCCTgtagccccgcccctccccgctaTCCCCGCCCCTCACCCAtagccccgcccctccctgcTACCCCCGCCCCCGTCTGTAGCCACGCCCCCTCTctgccatccctgtcccctcgcCCGtagccccgcccctcgcccgtagccccgcccctccccgctatccccgcccctccccgctatccccgcccctcgcccgtagccccgcccctcgcccgtagccccgcccctccccgcgccccccggcccctgaccccccgcggccccgcaggTGGGGGCGGGCGATGGCGCCGGGCCGAgcggcctcctcctcctcctgctgcggCCCGCCCGCGGGGCCCCCACGGAGCCAGGTgaggggcgcggcggggcggggcggggcagagccccccaTGGCCCGCGGGGGATCCCGGGGGGGGAtccctggggggtcccgggggctcCCCAGATGCCCAcgggggccgcggggctcggcaccgggggcggggggggggcgggggccgctccccgccgtTGCCCCCCGCGAGGGTCCGCGCCCCCGCAGGCGGCAGCTCCCGGGGGGGCCTGGCCCGCTCCCTGCAGAAGGCGGAGGCCGCGCTGCGCAGCTGCGTCGGCCCCGGCCTGCGGCGCCTGctgcccccgcggccccgcgaGCGCGGCGACGCCGGCGGCGAGGACGAGGACGAGGAcgaggacgaggaggaggaggaggaggaggaggaggaggcgccCGCCCTCGCCGCCGCGCTGGAGCGGAGCTTCCCGGGGCTGCGCCGCTGCCTCTGCGTCTGGGAGGACCCCCGCACCGAGACCTTCCGCGGCCACGTGCGGCCCCAGCCCGGcgacgccgccgccgccttctcCCACCACCCCGTCCACCCGCGCGTGGCCGAGCGCGGCGCAGCCCTGCACGCCCTGCTGCAGCACCGCCACCACCTCCGCCTCGCCCGCGACTACAGCCGCCGCCTGAAGGCCTCCTCCGACTTCGTCCGCCGGCTCCTGGCGTCGGCGGAGCGGCCGGAGCCGCCGGCGAGGGATCCGGCGTCCGCCCGGCCGCTGCGGGAGCTCTGCCGGGAGCTGCGGACGCACGCCGGCCACTGGAGCGGGCTGCGGCGGCGGATGCGCGGCGACCCGTGGCTGCGGCCGCTGCTGCTGCGCCGGCACGAGTCGGTGGCGCAGATGCGGcgggcgctgctgctgccggcgcTGCACGCCGCCCGGCTGGCCGAGCGCCACGCCGAGGCGCGGCTGCGGGCGCTGGCGCGGGCCGGCACCGACGGCgacgccccggccccggcgctgctcTCCGATCTCTTCCAGGGCCTGGAGATCTACAACCAGGCGGTGGGCgacctggagctggagctgggcatcgccgcgcgcccgccgccggcggcgccGGCTGCCACGGGGCCGCCGCGCACCAGCCCGGCGCCTTCCCCgcgggcagggtgctgggggtgctggcggccgagcggggccggctgGCAGCCGAGCGGCTCCGGCCCCTCCTGCGGCCGCGGgacgggggcggcggggcggaaCGCGTCCGCTGGGAGGACGCGGCGGTGCCTTGGCCACCGGAGCGCGGCACCGCGGTGGTGGCGGAACCTTCCGGACGGGAGGAGCCGGCGGGCCTTGCTGGGGAGCTGCGGGCGCTGTGCGGGGAGGACGAGGAGCTGGTGGGGCTCATCCTGCGGGTGCTGGTGGCCTCCGCCGACAGCCTCTGGCACCCCGTCCTCCACGGGCCCAAGCAGGAGAAGCCGGTGCCGGCGGCGGAGACCCCGGAGCCACCGGCGGCCGGCCCGGGCAAGCCGAGCGATCCCGGCTGGAAGTCGGTGCGGTGGCTGGACGCCTCCCGCGCGCCGGCGGCTGAGGCCCTGCACTCCCGGTACCGCCGGCTCTTTTGGGCGGGCCGTCGCCGCCGCGCTGGAGCACCGCCTGGGGCTGCCGCACCGCGGGGCGGGCAGGATGGCGGCTGCCGTGGTGGAGCTGAGCCGCGCTCTCGCCCGGGGTaagcggggggccggggcgacGCCGCGGtccccgccggcgccgccgcggGGTGCGCCGGCCCTCacgccccgtcccccccgcagccggcgTCCCCCGGGAGTgcgaggaggagctggggcGGCTCTGCCTGCGCCTGCTGTGCCGCGCCGCGCTCCGCGGCTGGGACGGAGGTAGGGGCCGCCGggtgccggcgggcggggcgggcggccggtTGCGGGGGCCGCTGACCGgttgcccccccgccccgcagacTTCGCCCGCGCCCTGGGCTCGGCGCTCTCCGACACGTGCTcgggggagccggcggcggggccggcgcgcaGCAGGACGGCGCGCTGCCTGCAGCGGCTCTACCCGGCCCTGGCCTTcgccctgcgctgcctgcgGCCGCTGCCCGGCGAGCGGGgcccccgggggtcccctcCGGGCtgagccccggcccccgccgccccccggccgccccccctGCCCGCGCCTGCAGGTGCTGGGGTGCTGCCTGGCCACGGCGCACGCCGCCCGCGCCTGGCTGAGGGGCAGGGCCTGCCGCTACCTGGCCGCCTGGGCCCTGCCCCAGTTCCTGCTCGTCGCCCCAGGGGGACCTGCAGGTGCGCGGGGGACGGGGGACCCACGCGTGGGGCTgggccctgccccgccgggtcagccccctccctgccgaggccgggctggggggctggggctggctggggggctggggactggctgtggggctggctgtggggctggggacttgctgtggggctggctgtggggctggggactagctgtggggctggccaggggctggctgtggggctggctgtggggctggggactagctgtggggctggggagtagctgtggggctggctgtggggctggggacttgctgtggggctggggagtaGCTGTggagctggctgtggggctggggacttGCTGTggtgctggctgtggggctggggacttgctgtggggctggccaggggctAGCTGTggtgctggctgtggggctggggactagctgtggggctggctggggggctggggacttgctgtggggctggggagtagctgtggggctgggggctagctgtggggctggctgtggggctggggacttGCTGTggtgctggctgtggggctggggactagctgtggggctggccaggggctggctgtggggctggggacttgctgtggggctggggagtaGCTGTGGGACTAGCTGTGGGCTGGGGacttgctgtggggctggctgtggtgctggctgtggggctgggaacttgctgtggggctggctgtggggctggggactagctggggggctggggacttgctgtggggctggctgtggtgctggctgtggggctgggaacttgctgtggggctggctgtggggctggggactagctgtggggctggggacttgctgtggggctggctgtgggctggctgtggggctggagttggccgtggggctggctgtggggctggctgtggggctggagttggctgtggggctggctgtggggctggggtttggTTGTGGGGCTGTGGtttggctgtggggctggctgtggggctggctgtggggctggggctggctgtggggctggctgtggggctggggtttggTTGTGGGGCTGTGGATTGgctctggggctggctgtggggctggctgtggggctggctgtggggctgggcaggactCCTCTCGCCCTCTCGCCTGCAGCTGCTGGCGACGGAGACGGagagcctggtgctgctgctgagcgGGGCCTTCCCGGAGCCCGGGGacgccgccccgcagccgccccccgccccggcgtcGCACCGGGAGcgccagctgtgccagcagatCCGCTCCGTGGCCGCCAGCATCCAGGTacggccccgctgccgcggcCGGGACCTCCGGCAGCCGGCCGGACCCGCGCCGGGTAGGCAGCCGGTGGTCCCGCTCCGGCTGGGCGCGGCCGGGGGAGCCGCAGGGTGCCGGGGGAGCCGCAGGGTGCCGGGGGACCCCCGTGCcaccccggctccccccgctcTGCCCCCCAGCTCTTTTCGGGCGAGGTGCTGCGGATGTTCTCCGCCGACTGCAAGCGGCTGTCGGCGCAGATCTTCGACCAGACCATGCCGCTGGGCAAGCACTGGAGGCTCGGCCTCCGCGCGGGTGGGTAGGGGCCGGTGGGTgccgggggcagcgccgcgggcGGTGCCGAGCGGGTTTCATTTCGTCTCGTCTCCCCCGCAGAgctgcccagctcccccagcgcctacgcggcggcggcggcgcaggcgGTGCTGGGCCAGGTGCTGCAGGGCGCCCGGCTCCTGCCCCGCGACGCCCAGGCGCCCGCCCTGGCCCGGGTGACCACGGCGTTCCTGGAGGCCTGGATGGATCACATCCTGGCCCGGCGCATCAAGTTCAGGTagcgcgcgcggcggcggcggcggcgccggtaGCACCGGGGCGTCCGGGCTGAGCCGCCGGcggtgcccccccagcctgcagggAGCCTTGCAGCTGCGGCAGGACTTCGAGCTGGTGCGGGAGCTGGTGGGCTCGGAGCGCTACGGGCTGGCCCCCGAAACGCGGCAGCGCCTGCTCTCCCTGCGCGTCTTCCAGCAGATGGACGGGGCcatcctctgcctcctgcagcagcccggcggggcggcccgccgcggccccccgcccctGGCACCCCCTGCGCCGCTGCTGTGAGTGCCGGCGGCACCGGCGGTCCCGCTTGCCGCGCCACGCTCGGCCGCCCCGCCATGCCGGTGGCACCGGCGGTCCCGCTTGCCGCACCACGCTCGGCCGCCCCGCCGTGCCGGCTCCCCGGCGGCACCGAGAGCCACGTCTGTGGCCGGTGGGATGGCCGGTGCGGCCGGGCGCTCGCCCCCCTGACTCCCATCTCCTCTCCCCGGCCAGGTTCGGATAACGGCGCCCGGGAACCGGGCGCGGGCAACCTGCGCGGCGTGGAGACCCTGCCCGCGGCAGCTGGGCCCCCGCCGTCCCTCCCCGGTGCCGAAACGCCGGCGCGGTCGCGGAACGGCGCGCCGGAATCCTATTTATCGGGCAACCAACAGCAATGGCTGGCGCTGCGGCTGCACCGGGCCCGGCGTTGGCGCGTGCCGGGTTTGGCTTGCGTGGGCGACGGCCACGAAGCCTGACGCGCGGCGGCAATAAAGCGGCTGCCGGGGGCTCGGCCGGTGTCCCGGTGtctgtccccgtgtccccgtgtctGTCCCTGTGGCTGtcgtggggttttggggggggtttgggggggctgctgcctgcgcccgCTTTAACCGGGCTCGGTTCCCGGTGGGGTGGGCTCTGCCCGgaccccccgaccccccccgaCCCCCTTTCCCCGGGCCACCGGCTTCGGCGACCGCCGAAGCCCGGTGGCCCGGGGAAAGGGGGTCGGGGGCCAGTGGGCTACCGGAGCCACCGCTGGGCTACCGGAGCCCCCGGTGTGACTACGGCTCCCATGATGCCGTCGCCCTCCGGTCACTTCCGCCGCGGGGCGGGGTCGGGCCGAGCCGAGCTCCCCttcccggtcccggtcccggtcccggtgccggtgccccccgccaTGGCCGCCCCCGCCGACCGCGTCCCCTTCGCCACGGCAAGGGCCGGcaccgggggtggggggggggtccccgggggtgcttgggggggggtATGGGGGTCCCACGGGGGGCCCGACAGCActtggggggggtcctgggggagaCCGGGGGCACACGGGGGTCCCGGGAGAGGCTGGGAGTGCGtggtgggggtcccgggtggTCTCGGGTGCGTGGTGGGGGTCCCACGGGGGTCGTGGGGGAGACCGGGGGCACACGGGGGTCTCGGGGGAGGCTGGGAGTGCgtggtgggggtcccggggtggtCTCGGGTGCGTGGTGGGGGTCCCACGGGGGTCGTGGGGGAGACCGGGGGCACACGGGGGTCtcgggggaggctgggggtgcgtggtgggggtcccgggtggtctcgggggaggctggggggtgCGTggtgggggtcccatgggggtctcgggagaggctgggggtgcgtggtgggggtcccggcggcacttggggggggggggtcctgggggagaCCGGGGGCAcacgggggtcccgggggaggCTGGGGTCCCATAGGGGTCCCGGGGAcactttgggggggggtcctgggggagaCCAGGGGCACATGGGGTcccaggagaggctggaggtgcGTGGTGGGGGTCCCACGGAGGtcctgggggaggctgggggtgcatggtgggggtcccatgggggtTCCACAGGGGCCCTGGGGGACACTTggagggggtctgggggaggctggggtgcgtggcgggggtcccgggggagaCTGGGGTCCCATGGGGGTCCCGGGGACACTTTGGGAGGGTTCCTGGAGGAGACCGGGGGCACACGGGGGGtcctgggagaggctggaggtGTGTGGCGGGGGTCCTGGGGAAGGCTGGGGTCccatgggggtcctgggggtgcttGGGGGAGTCCCAGAAGAGGCTTGGGGTGCATGGTGGGGGTCTcacgggggtcccgggggcacttggtgggggtcctgggggagaCCAGGGGCAcatgggggtcccaggagaggctggaggtgcgtggtgggggtcccatgggggtcctgggggaggctggggtcCCATAGGGGTCCCGGGGAcactttgggggggggtcctggggcagaCCAGGGGCACACGGGGGtcctgggagaggctgggggtgcgtgggggtcccatgggggtcccgggggtaTTTGGGGGGGTCCTGAGAGAGGCTGGAGGCGCATGGCGGGGGTCCCAGGAGAGTCTGAGGGTGCATggcgggggtcccaggggggtcctgggggtaTTTGGGGGGATCCCGAGGGAGGCTGGGGTGCGTGGTAGGGGtcctgggagaggctgggggtgcatgggggtcctatgggggtcccaggagaggctgggggtgcatgGCGGGGGTCCCACGGGGGCCCCGGGGGACATTTggagggggtctgggggaggctggggtgTGTGGTGGGGGTCGcatgggggtcccgggggaggCTGGGGTTCCACAGGGGTCCTGGGGGTACTTGGGGGGGTCCtgaaggaggctggaggtgcgTGGCAGGGGTTccatgggggtcctgggggaggctgggggtgcatgGGGGTCCCGGGGACACTTGGGGGGTTCCTGGAGGAGACCGGGGGCACACGGGGGtcctgggagaggctggggttGCATGGCGGGGGTCCTGGGGAAGGCTGGGGTCCCATGGGGGTCCTGCGGGTGTTTGGGGGAGTGGGGAGTCCCAGAAGAGGCTTAGGGTGCATGGTGGGGGTCCCACGAGGGTCCTGGGGGCACttggtgggggtcctggggcagaCCAGGGGCAcatgggggtcccaggagaggctggaggtgcgtggtgggggtcccatgggggtcctgggggaggctggggtcCCATAGGGGTCCCGGGGAcactttgggggggggtcctggggcagaCCAGGGGCACACGGGGGtcctgggagaggctggggtgCATGGCGGGGGTCCcacgggggtcccgggggaggCTGGGGTCCCACGGGGGTCCCGGGGACACTTTgagggggggtcctgggggagaCCAGGGGCACACGGGGGTcctgggagaggctgagggtgcatgggggtcccggggacactttgggggggggtcctgggggaggctgggggtaCGCGGTGGGGGTCCCACGGGGGTCCCGGCAGCGGCCGCCTCCATCGCGGTGATGGTGCCCGTGGTGCGCAGAGCCCCTGCCTGGCGggcgcggcggtggcggcggcggcggaggaggaggaggaggacggggacgaggagctgctgggggccgggggtccccgcgcCTGGACCCcccaggagaagctgctgcacGAGGCGCGGCTGAAGGCCAAGGCCAAGCGGCGGCTGCGGCGCGCGTCGTCCCGGGACTCGGCCCGCGAGTCGCTGTGCGAGGGTCCCGAGCCCGGCCCCCGAGCCCGGCAGCCCCAAGAGCCGGGCCCACGACCGCCGGCCCCGCACGGGCAAGGGCCGCGGGCTGCCCAAGAAAggtgaggggcggcggggggcagcgccccGCGGGACCCCCTGTgtcctccgtggggctgggacccctgtggggctgggacccctccttgtcctccgtggggctgggacccctgtggggctgggacccctcctgcatcctccgtggggctgggacccctgtggggctgggacccctcctgcatcctccgtggggctgggacccctgtggggctgggacccctcctgcatcctccgtggggctgggacccctccttgtcctctgtggggctgggacccgtCCTGCatcctccgtggggctgggacccccgtgACCCCACTTGCtcccccgtggggctgggaccccttcTGCatgctctgtggggctgggacccctgtggggctggcacccctcctgcatcctccgtggggctgggacccttCCTGCatcctccgtggggctgggacccccatgACCCCACTGCtcccccgtggggctgggacccctccttgtcctccatgGGGCTGGacctccgtggggctgggaccccttcttgtcctctgtggggctgggacccctgtggggctgggacccctccttgtcctctgtggggctgggacccctgtggggctgggacccctccttgtcctctgtggggctgggacccctgtggggctgggacccctccttgtcctccatggggctgggacccctcctgcatcctccgtggggctgggacccctccttgtcctctgtggggctgggacccgtCCTGCatcctccgtggggctgggacccccgtgACCCCACTGCTccccccgtggggctgggacccctccttgtcctctgtggggctgggacccgtCCTGCatcctccgtggggctgggacccccgtgACCCCACTGCtcccccgtggggctgggaccccttcTGCatgctctgtggggctgggacccctgtggggctggcacccctcctgcatcctccgtggggctgggacccttCCTGCatcctccgtggggctgggacccccatgACCCCACTGCtcccccgtggggctgggacccctccttgtcctccatggggctgggacctccgtggggctgggaccccttcttgtcctctgtggggctgggacccctgtggggctgggacccctccttgtcctctgtggggctgggacccctgtggggctgggacccctccttgtcctctgtggggctgggacccctgtggggctgggacccctccttgtcctccgtggggctgggacccctcctgcatcctccgtggggctgggacccctccttgtcctctgtggggctgggacccgtCCTGCatcctccgtggggctgggacccccgtgACCCCACTGCtcccccgtggggctgggaccccttcTGCatgctctgtggggctgggacccctgtggggctggcacccctcctgcatcctccgtggggctgggacccttCCTGCatcctccgtggggctgggacccccgtgACCCCACTGCtcccccgtggggctgggacccctcctcgtcctccatggggctgggacctccgtggggctgggaccccttcttgtcctctgtggggctgggacccctgtggggctgggacccctccttgtcctctgtggggctgggacccctgtggggctgggacccctccttgtcctctgtggggctgggacccctgtggggctgggacccctccttgtcctctgtggggctgggacccctgtggggctgggacccctccttgtcctctgtggggctgggacccctgtggggctgggacccctccttgtcctccgtggggctgggacccctgtggggctgggacccctccttgtcctccatggggctgggacccctgtggggctggggacccctccttgtcctccatggggctgggacccctgtggggctgggacccctcctgcatcctccatggggctgggacccctccttgtcctccgtggggctgggacccctccttgtcctccatggggctgggacccctgtggggctgggacccctcctgcatcctccgtggggctgggaccccttcTGCGtcccctgtggggctgggaccccctgtggggctgggacccctccttgtcctccatggggctgggacccctgtggggctgggacccctcctgcatcctccgtggggctgggacccctccttgtcctctgtggggctgggacccctccttgtcctccatggggctgggacccctgtggggctgggacccctccttgtcctccatggggctgggacccctgtggggctgggacccctcctgcatcctccatggggctgggacccctccttgtcctccgtggggctgggacccctccttgtcctccatggggctgggacccctgtggggctgggacccctcctgcatcctccgtggggctgggaccccttcTGCGtcccctgtggggctgggacccctgt
This region of Pelecanus crispus isolate bPelCri1 unplaced genomic scaffold, bPelCri1.pri SCAFFOLD_237, whole genome shotgun sequence genomic DNA includes:
- the CCDC142 gene encoding LOW QUALITY PROTEIN: coiled-coil domain-containing protein 142 (The sequence of the model RefSeq protein was modified relative to this genomic sequence to represent the inferred CDS: deleted 2 bases in 2 codons) — protein: MEDGGPERRGGEPCLQVGAGDGAGPSGLLLLLLRPARGAPTEPGGSSRGGLARSLQKAEAALRSCVGPGLRRLLPPRPRERGDAGGEDEDEDEDEEEEEEEEEEAPALAAALERSFPGLRRCLCVWEDPRTETFRGHVRPQPGDAAAAFSHHPVHPRVAERGAALHALLQHRHHLRLARDYSRRLKASSDFVRRLLASAERPEPPARDPASARPLRELCRELRTHAGHWSGLRRRMRGDPWLRPLLLRRHESVAQMRRALLLPALHAARLAERHAEARLRALARAGTDGDAPAPALLSDLFQGLEIYNQAVGDLELELGIAARPPPAPGAFPAGRVLGVLAAERGRLAAERLRPLLRPRDGGGGAERVRWEDAAVPWPPERGTAVVAEPSGREEPAGLAGELRALCGEDEELVGLILRVLVASADSLWHPVLHGPKQEKPVPAAETPEPPAAGPGKPSDPGWKSVRWLDASRAPAAEALHSRYRRLFWRAVAAALEHRLGLPHRGAGRMAAAVVELSRALARAGVPRECEEELGRLCLRLLCRAALRGWDGDFARALGSALSDTCSGEPAAGPARSRTARCLQRLYPALAFALRCLRPLPARPPPPPGRPPCPRLQVLGCCLATAHAARAWLRGRACRYLAAWALPQFLLVAQGDLQLLATETESLVLLLSGAFPEPGDAAPQPPPAPASHRERQLCQQIRSVAASIQLFSGEVLRMFSADCKRLSAQIFDQTMPLGKHWRLGLRAELPSSPSAYAAAAAQAVLGQVLQGARLLPRDAQAPALARVTTAFLEAWMDHILARRIKFSLQGALQLRQDFELVRELVGSERYGLAPETRQRLLSLRVFQQMDGAILCLLQQPGSDNGAREPGAGNLRGVETLPAAAGPPPSLPGAETPARSRNGAPESYLSGNQQQWLALRLHRARRWRVPGLACVGDGHEA